A window of the Harmonia axyridis chromosome 5, icHarAxyr1.1, whole genome shotgun sequence genome harbors these coding sequences:
- the LOC123681262 gene encoding COP9 signalosome complex subunit 5, with protein sequence MAKAESQKQIAQKNWELTNKVEVINTVDEIYRYDKKQQQDILAAKPWDKDPHFFKDIKISALALLKMVMHARSGGTLEVMGLILGKVDGNTMIVMDSFALPVEGTETRVNAQAQAYEYMSSYIDAAKLVKRHENAIGWYHSHPGYGCWLSGIDVSTQMLNQNFQEPFVAIVIDPVRTISAGKVCLGAFRTYPKGYKPPNEEPSEYQTIPLNKIEDFGVHCKQYYSLDVSYFKSALDRRLLDSLWNKYWVNTLSSSSLITNADYTTGQIFDLSEKLEQSESAIGRGSFMVGGNDPHEKRTEDKLSKATKDSCKTTIEIIHGLMAQKIKDRLFNSTSTNNVCNPKNNN encoded by the exons ATGGCGAAAGCAGAGAGTCAAAAGCAAATTGCACAAAAAAATTGGGAATTGACAAATAAAGTGGAAGTTATTAATACTGTAGATGAAATTTATCGATATGATAAAAAACAACAGCAAGATATATTGGCCGCTAAGCCATGGGACAAAGA CCCTCATTTCTTCAAGGATATTAAAATTTCAGCATTAGCCTTACTAAAAATGGTGATGCATGCTAGATCAGGGGGCACATTGGAAGTTATGGGGCTTATTTTAGGAAAGGTTGATGGTAACACAATGATTGTTATGGATTCTTTCGCTTTACCTGTTGAAGGTACCGAAACAAGGGTGAATGCCCAAGCTCAAGCCTATGAGTATATGAGTTCCTATATCGATGCTGCCAAACTA GTTAAAAGACATGAAAACGCTATTGGATGGTACCACAGTCATCCTGGTTATGGCTGCTGGCTCTCAGGAATAGATGTTAGCACTCAAATGTTGAATCAAAACTTCCAAGAGCCTTTTGTTGCTATTGTCATTGATCCAGTAAGAACAATTTCTGCTGGAAAAGTATGTCTGGGAGCGTTTAGGACCTATCCAAAG GGATACAAACCACCAAATGAAGAACCTTCCGAATATCAAACAATCCCACTGAATAAAATCGAAGATTTTGGGGTTCATTGTAAACAATACTACTCTTTAGATGTATCTTACTTTAAATCTGCTTTAGATAGAAGACTACTTGATTCATTGTGGAATAAGTACTGGGTTAATACATTGAGTTCATCTTCGTTAATTACTAATGCAGATTATACAACAGGGCAAATATTTGATTTGTCGGAGAAATTGGAGCAAAGTGAATCAGCTATAG GTCGAGGCAGTTTCATGGTGGGGGGCAATGATCCACACGAAAAGAGAACTGAAGATAAATTATCTAAGGCCACAAAGGATAGTTGCAAGACTACAATTGAAATAATCCACGGATTGATGGCTCAGAAGATTAAAGATAGATTATTCAATAGCACTTCTACTAACAACGTTTGTAACCCAAAAAACAATAATTGA